A section of the Deinococcus aquaedulcis genome encodes:
- a CDS encoding HepT-like ribonuclease domain-containing protein, protein MTGTEPLFPEALRLSTIAAALRGTQPLWAGLGVVRVRVFGSVARGEATPASDIDLLVDFDPSAPRGLLDLMRAREVFEAALGRRVDVVTPGALRPPLRGEILADAVDVLPVPDPAPRSHRAKRWRWRVYDLLGAIDRVAEYTAGHSLTTFQRDEIVQDAVLHTLARLGETTKFIPQSVQDRHPEVPWALLRDVRNLVSHDYFGIEAGLIWHTARVELPGLRGGLQALADGEGA, encoded by the coding sequence GTGACCGGCACCGAGCCGCTGTTTCCCGAGGCCCTGCGCCTGAGCACCATTGCCGCCGCGCTGCGCGGCACGCAGCCGCTGTGGGCGGGCTTGGGCGTGGTCCGCGTGCGGGTGTTCGGGTCCGTGGCCCGGGGCGAGGCCACCCCCGCCAGCGACATTGACCTGCTGGTGGACTTTGACCCGTCGGCGCCGCGCGGCCTGCTGGACCTGATGCGCGCCCGCGAGGTGTTCGAGGCCGCCCTGGGCCGCCGGGTGGACGTGGTGACCCCCGGCGCCCTGCGGCCCCCCCTGCGCGGCGAGATTCTGGCCGACGCCGTGGACGTCTTGCCGGTGCCTGACCCCGCGCCCCGCAGCCACCGCGCCAAACGCTGGCGCTGGCGGGTGTACGACCTGCTGGGCGCCATTGACCGGGTGGCCGAGTACACCGCCGGGCACTCGCTGACCACCTTCCAGCGCGACGAGATCGTGCAGGACGCGGTGCTGCACACGCTGGCGCGCCTGGGCGAGACCACCAAGTTCATTCCGCAGAGCGTGCAGGACCGCCACCCAGAGGTGCCGTGGGCGCTGCTGCGGGATGTGCGGAATCTGGTGTCGCACGATTACTTTGGGATTGAGGCGGGGCTGATCTGGCATACGGCGCGGGTGGAGTTGCCGGGGTTGAGGGGGGGGTTGCAGGCGTTGGCGGATGGGGAGGGGGCGTGA
- a CDS encoding serine hydrolase domain-containing protein, whose translation MFRDPARAALRAYSEVLGHDLTRLRPLLRQVTARGGVVAVARGPARAVHAFGPVRPRQGFELASVSKPFTAALVSALQAAGHLDWDRPLAGLGGPLRGLPPFMTPRTLATHTAGLPMHPARVAVTTFTRFHDPYGGMDPAAVVASARRWARPGGRFVYSNLGVGLLALAAAHAAGEAFSAAGYGRALARWVTGPLALGVGLQQPDQVTAPPTGFGPLAGAGGLFGTAEDLLTFAEAQWAGRSASAWSETVRPPGLPPALSGVAPGWFARGPLRWHDGAARATRTALGFDAQSGAVAAVLVRGGAPLLGLRGGVTRLVLGLLEEL comes from the coding sequence ATGTTCAGAGACCCGGCGCGCGCCGCCCTGCGGGCCTACAGCGAAGTGCTGGGCCATGACCTGACCCGGCTACGGCCGCTGCTGCGGCAGGTCACGGCGCGCGGCGGCGTGGTGGCGGTGGCGCGGGGGCCTGCGCGGGCGGTGCACGCCTTTGGGCCCGTGCGCCCCAGGCAGGGCTTTGAACTCGCCAGCGTGAGCAAACCCTTCACGGCGGCGCTGGTCTCGGCGTTGCAGGCGGCTGGGCACCTGGACTGGGACCGGCCGCTGGCCGGGCTGGGCGGCCCGCTGCGAGGGTTACCCCCCTTTATGACCCCGCGCACCCTGGCCACCCACACAGCGGGGCTGCCCATGCACCCGGCGCGGGTGGCGGTGACCACCTTCACCCGCTTTCACGATCCCTACGGCGGCATGGACCCGGCCGCCGTGGTCGCCAGTGCCCGGCGCTGGGCCCGGCCCGGGGGGCGTTTTGTGTATTCCAACCTGGGGGTGGGCCTGCTGGCCCTGGCGGCGGCCCACGCGGCGGGCGAGGCCTTCAGCGCCGCCGGGTATGGCCGCGCGCTGGCGCGCTGGGTCACCGGGCCGCTGGCGCTGGGGGTGGGCCTGCAGCAGCCCGATCAGGTCACCGCGCCGCCCACTGGGTTTGGCCCGCTGGCCGGAGCGGGCGGGCTGTTTGGCACCGCCGAGGACCTGCTGACCTTTGCCGAGGCGCAGTGGGCCGGCCGCTCGGCCAGCGCGTGGTCAGAGACAGTTCGCCCGCCCGGCCTGCCCCCGGCGCTCAGCGGCGTGGCGCCCGGCTGGTTTGCCCGGGGCCCCCTGCGCTGGCACGACGGCGCGGCCCGCGCCACCCGCACCGCCCTGGGGTTTGACGCCCAGAGCGGCGCGGTGGCCGCCGTGCTGGTGCGCGGCGGCGCGCCCCTGCTGGGCCTGCGCGGCGGGGTGACAAGGCTGGTGCTGGGGCTGCTTGAGGAGCTATGA
- a CDS encoding 4'-phosphopantetheinyl transferase superfamily protein, with protein sequence MIVAVGHDLIEIERIRRMLAREGRRAEKLFAPTELAYCARLSDPAPSLAARFAAKEAFQKVWPRPHGWRDVWVERERTPDGPFPFAPPVLGFCPEITAELHARGWRAHLSLTHTKEHASAVVVLEAR encoded by the coding sequence ATGATTGTCGCCGTGGGGCATGACCTGATTGAAATTGAGCGCATTCGCCGCATGCTGGCCCGCGAGGGCCGCCGGGCCGAAAAGCTGTTTGCGCCCACCGAGCTGGCCTACTGTGCCCGCCTGAGTGACCCCGCCCCCAGCCTCGCGGCCCGCTTTGCCGCTAAGGAGGCCTTTCAGAAGGTGTGGCCCCGCCCCCACGGCTGGCGCGACGTGTGGGTGGAGCGCGAGCGCACCCCGGACGGCCCTTTTCCCTTTGCCCCGCCCGTCCTGGGGTTCTGCCCAGAGATCACCGCTGAACTGCACGCCCGGGGCTGGCGCGCCCACCTGAGTCTGACCCACACCAAGGAACACGCCTCGGCCGTGGTGGTGCTGGAAGCGCGCTAG
- a CDS encoding class I SAM-dependent RNA methyltransferase codes for MSDALLTLEIEKLVAGGLGLARDESGVVLVRGALPGEQVTARVRAGKGVRQGEVVEVLRRSPDRVDGPELPTADLAHATYEAQLNYKRAFVEEALSRIAKVRHGVSPTVPSPQPWGYRNTAQYLVTPRGLAYRERRGSEPLVVSRDPLVMPEIQAVLDRLDPAQLDPATEVAFRASRLTGEVVAALIGAGEPRQYLRASNHLMDAGVVGVSLAQPAGRRFSAGVRLIAGESEIREQFGDVQVSVSATGFAQVNPEAAGLAYRRAAQLAGQGEHAVDLYGGAGAIGRHLAPQFRRVTVLDAAPEALARGRQDVAQSGETNVTFRSGDAARFSELGTDVIVVDPPRAGLEEGARDHIHASTADRLVYVSCDPATWARDVGDLVRRGWKLAEVVPHDFYPQTSHVEIVSVLSR; via the coding sequence ATGTCGGACGCTTTGCTTACGCTGGAAATCGAAAAACTGGTCGCCGGAGGTCTGGGGCTGGCCCGTGACGAGTCCGGCGTGGTGCTGGTGCGCGGCGCGCTGCCCGGCGAACAGGTGACGGCGCGGGTGCGGGCGGGCAAGGGCGTGCGCCAGGGCGAGGTGGTGGAGGTGCTGCGCCGCAGCCCTGACCGCGTGGACGGCCCGGAGCTGCCCACCGCCGATCTGGCCCACGCCACCTACGAAGCGCAGCTGAACTACAAACGCGCCTTTGTGGAAGAGGCCCTGAGCCGCATTGCCAAGGTGCGCCACGGCGTCTCCCCCACCGTGCCCAGCCCGCAGCCCTGGGGCTACCGCAACACCGCGCAGTATCTGGTGACCCCCCGGGGGCTGGCCTACCGCGAGCGCCGGGGCAGCGAGCCCCTGGTGGTCAGCCGCGACCCCCTGGTGATGCCCGAGATTCAGGCCGTGCTGGACCGCCTGGACCCGGCCCAGCTGGACCCCGCCACCGAGGTCGCCTTCCGCGCCAGCCGCCTGACCGGCGAGGTGGTGGCGGCCCTGATCGGCGCGGGCGAGCCCCGGCAGTACCTGCGCGCCAGTAACCACCTGATGGACGCGGGCGTCGTGGGCGTGTCGCTGGCCCAGCCCGCCGGGCGCCGCTTCAGCGCGGGCGTGCGCCTGATCGCGGGCGAAAGCGAGATCCGCGAGCAGTTTGGGGACGTGCAGGTCAGCGTGTCGGCCACCGGCTTTGCGCAGGTGAACCCCGAAGCGGCGGGGCTGGCCTACCGCCGCGCGGCGCAGCTGGCGGGCCAGGGCGAACACGCTGTGGACCTGTACGGGGGGGCCGGTGCTATTGGGCGGCATCTGGCGCCCCAGTTCCGCCGGGTGACCGTGCTGGACGCCGCGCCCGAGGCCCTGGCGCGCGGCCGGCAGGACGTGGCCCAGAGCGGCGAGACGAACGTGACCTTTCGCAGCGGCGACGCCGCCCGCTTTTCCGAACTGGGCACCGATGTGATTGTGGTGGACCCCCCACGCGCCGGCCTGGAAGAGGGCGCGCGCGACCACATCCACGCCAGCACCGCCGACCGGCTGGTGTATGTCTCGTGCGACCCCGCGACCTGGGCACGCGATGTGGGCGATCTGGTGCGCCGGGGCTGGAAACTGGCCGAGGTGGTGCCGCATGACTTTTACCCCCAGACCAGCCACGTGGAAATCGTGAGCGTGCTCAGCCGCTGA
- the speA gene encoding biosynthetic arginine decarboxylase yields MTTPNSFSTTDAAELYQVPNWSGGWFRVSDKGQVDVTPSPGLHAPLRAIVDEIVDRGESLPVILRFPQVISGRVKHLNEAFGKAIAEYGYSGHYQGVFPIKVNQRRVVVESVAAAGYDYAHGLEAGSKAELALCLAQKMHPDALLCCNGFKDDGFIKLALWGRTLGKNVVITIEKFSELDRILKQAKALGVKPAVGVRFKLHARGSGQWEESGGDQAKFGLNAYELLRVVERLKEEDMLDSLVMLHTHIGSQITDIRRVKVAVREATQTYAGLIAAGAQLKYLNVGGGLGVDYDGSKTTFYASMNYTVGEYAADVVYTVQEVCKVREVPEPVIVSESGRALTAHHAVLILPVVDVTGPTRDLEDLPPASDESHQIVKDMEEILGNITGRNYREMYNDAVGDKQTLHNLFDLGYVTLQDRARGEALFNAILRRIAKLIQNEKYVPDELEDLQKVLADKFICNFSLFQSLPDNWAIQALFPIVPLDRLNEKPTRQATLVDITCDSDGKIEKFIDLRDVKATLPLHEPGQRPYYLGVFLMGAYQDVLGSAHNLFGKVSEAHVTVRPGGRFNIDLFVRGQKARRMIESMGYEEPMLRDAIEDQADAALKVGTLSNDQEQELLEDYGEELLGYTYLEYEN; encoded by the coding sequence ATGACGACCCCCAACAGCTTTTCCACCACCGACGCCGCCGAACTCTACCAGGTGCCCAACTGGTCGGGCGGCTGGTTCCGCGTCTCTGATAAGGGCCAAGTGGACGTGACCCCCAGCCCCGGCCTGCACGCGCCGCTGCGCGCCATCGTGGATGAAATCGTGGACCGGGGCGAGAGCCTCCCCGTGATCCTGCGCTTTCCCCAGGTCATCTCGGGGCGGGTCAAGCACCTGAACGAGGCGTTTGGCAAGGCCATTGCCGAATACGGCTACAGCGGCCATTACCAGGGCGTCTTTCCCATCAAGGTGAACCAGCGCCGCGTGGTGGTCGAATCGGTGGCGGCGGCCGGCTACGACTACGCCCACGGCCTGGAAGCCGGCTCCAAGGCCGAGCTGGCCCTGTGCCTCGCCCAGAAGATGCACCCCGACGCCCTGCTGTGCTGCAACGGCTTTAAAGACGACGGCTTTATCAAGCTCGCGCTCTGGGGCCGCACGCTGGGCAAGAACGTGGTCATCACCATCGAGAAATTCTCGGAACTGGACCGGATTCTCAAGCAGGCCAAGGCGCTGGGCGTCAAGCCGGCGGTGGGCGTGCGCTTCAAACTGCATGCGCGCGGCTCTGGTCAGTGGGAGGAATCCGGCGGGGATCAGGCCAAGTTCGGTCTGAACGCCTACGAGCTGCTGCGGGTGGTCGAGCGCCTGAAAGAAGAGGACATGCTCGACAGCCTGGTCATGCTGCACACCCACATCGGCTCGCAAATCACTGACATCCGCCGCGTGAAAGTGGCGGTGCGCGAGGCCACCCAGACCTACGCGGGCCTGATTGCGGCGGGCGCGCAGCTGAAGTACCTGAACGTGGGCGGCGGCCTGGGCGTGGACTACGACGGCTCCAAGACCACCTTCTATGCCTCCATGAACTACACCGTGGGCGAATACGCCGCCGACGTGGTGTACACCGTGCAGGAGGTATGCAAGGTGCGCGAGGTCCCGGAACCCGTGATCGTCTCGGAATCTGGCCGGGCCCTGACCGCCCACCACGCGGTGCTGATTCTGCCGGTGGTGGACGTGACCGGCCCCACCCGTGACCTCGAAGACCTGCCCCCTGCCAGCGACGAGAGCCACCAGATCGTCAAGGACATGGAAGAGATCCTGGGCAACATCACCGGGCGCAACTACCGCGAGATGTACAACGACGCGGTGGGCGACAAGCAGACGCTGCACAACCTCTTTGACCTGGGGTACGTGACGCTGCAGGACCGCGCCCGGGGCGAGGCGCTGTTCAACGCCATTCTGCGCCGCATTGCCAAACTGATTCAGAACGAGAAGTACGTGCCTGACGAACTGGAAGACCTGCAAAAGGTGCTGGCCGACAAATTCATCTGCAACTTCTCGCTGTTCCAGAGCCTGCCGGATAACTGGGCGATTCAGGCGCTGTTTCCGATTGTGCCGCTGGACCGCCTGAATGAAAAACCCACCCGGCAGGCCACCCTGGTGGACATCACCTGCGACAGCGACGGCAAGATCGAGAAGTTCATTGACCTGCGCGATGTCAAGGCCACCCTGCCCCTGCACGAACCCGGCCAGCGGCCCTACTACCTGGGCGTGTTCCTCATGGGCGCCTACCAGGACGTGCTGGGCAGCGCGCACAACCTGTTCGGCAAGGTCAGCGAGGCCCACGTCACCGTGCGGCCCGGTGGGCGTTTCAACATTGACCTCTTTGTGCGCGGCCAGAAAGCGCGGCGCATGATCGAGTCCATGGGCTATGAAGAACCCATGCTGCGCGACGCCATCGAGGACCAGGCCGACGCTGCTCTGAAGGTGGGCACCCTGAGCAACGACCAGGAGCAGGAACTGCTGGAGGACTACGGCGAGGAGCTGCTGGGCTACACGTATCTGGAATACGAGAACTGA
- a CDS encoding SpoIID/LytB domain-containing protein, translated as MPEGTALLPGVPGSRRCLRRVPAGHSAPVGSWARAALTAALALLPPAAGALNVRVLVASGPQLTVRLPLTAPATPGLGVPAPLTPAGPASTQTWTVGVSGTQLTLNGQPTGNSALYLPPAPGATVDIAGRSYRGGLHLRAENGKVQGINVVDVEDYLRGVVPAEMPASWPPAALAAQAVVARTYVAARLNPAAPYDTCATESCQVYPGVSAEKPQTDAAVNATRAQVVAYGGRAASTYFSSDSGGFTASSAEVWGTALPYLNAKADPFSAGGPRARWRVEVPQNRVQALAGEYGVRTPLKSVAVSRVSESGRPLEITLIASGGTVKLAGARAGGFIRALGAPGTRVTLAGLNPLVIEGSGAGHGVGLSQYGALGLAKAGYTHLHVLGFYYPGTSLGTLASGGGGQPVLASGPALPGLGRPGLDLPGLALAERALLAAAPGRAAQ; from the coding sequence ATGCCTGAAGGAACTGCTCTGCTTCCTGGGGTGCCGGGGAGCCGCCGCTGCCTGCGCCGCGTTCCTGCGGGCCACAGTGCGCCTGTGGGGTCCTGGGCGCGCGCCGCACTCACGGCCGCTCTGGCGCTGCTGCCCCCGGCGGCCGGCGCGCTGAACGTGCGGGTGCTGGTGGCCTCTGGACCGCAGCTGACGGTTCGCCTTCCCCTCACCGCCCCCGCCACCCCCGGGCTGGGCGTGCCCGCGCCCCTGACGCCAGCGGGCCCCGCCTCCACCCAGACCTGGACCGTGGGGGTCTCGGGCACCCAGCTCACCCTGAACGGCCAACCCACCGGCAACAGCGCGCTGTACCTGCCGCCCGCGCCCGGGGCCACCGTGGACATTGCGGGCCGCAGCTACCGGGGCGGCCTGCACCTGCGCGCCGAGAACGGCAAGGTGCAGGGCATCAACGTGGTGGATGTCGAAGACTACCTGCGCGGCGTGGTACCGGCCGAGATGCCCGCCTCGTGGCCCCCGGCAGCCCTGGCGGCGCAGGCGGTGGTGGCCCGCACCTACGTGGCCGCCCGCCTGAACCCGGCTGCCCCCTATGACACCTGCGCCACGGAAAGCTGCCAGGTGTACCCCGGCGTCAGCGCCGAAAAACCGCAGACCGACGCCGCCGTGAACGCCACCCGCGCCCAGGTGGTGGCCTACGGGGGCCGGGCAGCCAGCACCTATTTCAGCAGCGACTCCGGGGGCTTTACCGCCTCCAGCGCCGAGGTCTGGGGCACCGCCCTGCCCTACCTGAACGCCAAGGCCGATCCTTTCTCGGCCGGGGGGCCGCGCGCCCGCTGGCGCGTGGAGGTGCCGCAGAACAGGGTGCAGGCCCTGGCGGGCGAGTACGGGGTGCGCACGCCCCTGAAGAGTGTGGCGGTCAGCCGCGTCAGCGAATCGGGCCGGCCGCTGGAAATCACCCTGATCGCCAGCGGGGGCACGGTGAAACTGGCCGGCGCCCGCGCCGGGGGCTTTATCCGCGCGCTGGGGGCGCCGGGCACGCGGGTGACCCTCGCAGGCCTGAACCCCCTGGTGATCGAAGGCAGCGGGGCCGGGCACGGCGTGGGCCTCTCGCAGTACGGGGCGCTGGGGCTGGCCAAGGCGGGTTACACCCACCTGCACGTGCTGGGCTTTTACTACCCCGGCACCAGCCTGGGCACCCTGGCCAGTGGGGGTGGGGGGCAGCCGGTCCTGGCCTCGGGCCCGGCGCTCCCAGGGCTCGGGCGGCCCGGCCTGGACCTGCCGGGGCTGGCTCTCGCTGAGAGGGCGCTGCTGGCCGCCGCGCCGGGCAGGGCCGCCCAGTGA
- a CDS encoding LPS-assembly protein LptD, protein MTPPRSRPARRVRRQLLGALLALGLLGGAQARTVKIISADTLELRQVDGQELVIIAGESVELRVDDDVVRAKRVEFNRTRRTLTLVGAASYRSAKDAQDLRGENLVVELGQEQISGEDVLISDAALEIRGAEVERIPGQLRATGGYFTTCARCGRTPNDYAFRAERLIVYPGDRLVAYRAQVLLADVPVFFLPVLVLPLNDKDRQPRLEIGRDAVDGYTVQADLPFSIGSSTLGTTLLRYYQNRSPSVGLGVELRSYAPLPYVDRVNLYALANPRPVGQSGYDVDLNFGVRGRIPLATATRDLDYSLDVTRRDIGRAATDPERGVTRVNFSARAEYPLFSAEFNYVNRFGPPPTTALGEVLATPEVVVDPKPYTNGGLSADFRVKAGLYTARVNPLARSVAGQGPNITTSRLEEQHAISYTAKPWRDADLTLNNTFTGRYYGTGARTVDLRLSGQLTQRFNTTNSFTVSAAYNRIEGTSPFAFDALSGRLLEAPISVSVNTVPVRDVNFSVSSSRNLFVRPAQQPTTFTLNVNRKPLTLSSSATVDLLDKELDSFSFNATLADPDAGKVTVTPAQPATATAPARPATATRTSRWPAPKLSLTASGSYTKEQGPGPLTVTATVNGDERSDFFSASVTHAMRTPEITAVGVRYNLSGTRDTVLNSLRLSGSETLNPPTGQLVGDATLTWRGRYEFKTTHNLRLVRVPGATDSGTIFFSVGTVGGAATNWNLSYGGPYDLGRGGFTRPALTGSFNTTRPGQSLSLSAAVNTPGLDQPRLELARADVSAAWNAERFSASGRAIYTRTREGTFPDDKARDRLSLEPLRFSVGLGRAGQPPGAYVTLGLRQSFEWLDGVRQNPQPLSPVLGLTIDRCCWALQAEADLGLRRFRVAVGLPGQTYYPLFDLERDRVNVPLLPTLP, encoded by the coding sequence GTGACCCCACCTCGCAGCCGTCCGGCCCGCCGCGTCCGCCGCCAGCTGCTGGGCGCCCTGCTGGCCCTGGGGCTGCTGGGCGGCGCCCAGGCCCGCACCGTCAAGATCATCAGCGCCGACACCCTGGAACTGCGGCAGGTGGACGGCCAGGAACTGGTGATCATTGCCGGCGAGAGCGTGGAACTGCGCGTGGATGACGATGTGGTGCGTGCCAAGCGAGTGGAATTCAACCGCACCCGGCGCACCCTGACCCTGGTGGGTGCGGCCAGCTACCGCAGCGCCAAGGATGCCCAGGACCTGCGCGGCGAGAACCTGGTCGTGGAACTGGGCCAGGAGCAGATCAGCGGCGAGGACGTGCTGATCAGTGACGCGGCGCTGGAGATTCGCGGCGCCGAGGTGGAACGCATCCCTGGGCAACTCCGGGCCACGGGCGGCTATTTCACCACCTGCGCCCGCTGCGGACGCACCCCGAACGACTACGCCTTCCGCGCCGAGCGCCTGATCGTGTACCCGGGCGACCGCCTCGTGGCCTACCGCGCGCAGGTGCTGCTGGCCGACGTGCCGGTGTTCTTCCTGCCGGTGCTGGTGCTGCCCCTGAACGACAAGGACCGCCAGCCCCGCCTGGAAATCGGCCGCGACGCGGTGGACGGCTACACCGTGCAGGCCGACCTGCCCTTTTCCATTGGCTCCAGCACGCTGGGCACCACCCTGCTGCGCTACTACCAGAACCGCAGCCCCAGCGTGGGGCTGGGGGTGGAGTTGCGTTCCTACGCGCCGCTGCCCTACGTGGACCGGGTGAACCTGTACGCGCTGGCCAACCCCAGACCCGTGGGCCAGAGCGGCTACGACGTGGACCTGAATTTCGGCGTACGCGGGCGCATTCCCCTGGCCACCGCCACCCGCGACCTGGACTACTCGCTGGACGTGACCCGCCGCGACATCGGCCGGGCGGCCACCGACCCCGAGCGCGGCGTGACCCGCGTGAACTTCAGCGCCAGGGCGGAATATCCCCTCTTCAGCGCCGAATTCAACTACGTCAACCGCTTTGGGCCGCCGCCCACCACCGCGCTGGGCGAGGTGCTGGCCACCCCTGAAGTGGTCGTGGACCCGAAGCCCTACACGAATGGCGGCCTCAGCGCCGACTTCCGCGTGAAAGCCGGCCTGTACACGGCGCGCGTCAATCCGCTGGCCCGCAGCGTGGCGGGCCAGGGCCCGAACATCACCACCAGCCGCCTGGAAGAGCAGCACGCCATCTCGTACACCGCCAAACCCTGGCGGGACGCCGACCTGACGCTGAACAACACGTTTACTGGGCGCTACTACGGCACCGGGGCCCGCACGGTGGATCTGCGGCTCAGCGGCCAGCTGACCCAGCGCTTTAACACCACGAATTCGTTCACAGTCAGCGCCGCCTACAACCGCATAGAGGGCACCAGCCCCTTTGCGTTTGACGCCCTGAGCGGCCGCCTGCTGGAAGCGCCGATCAGCGTGAGCGTCAACACCGTGCCCGTGCGCGACGTGAACTTCAGCGTGAGCAGCAGTCGCAACCTGTTCGTGCGCCCGGCGCAGCAGCCCACCACCTTTACCCTGAATGTGAACCGGAAGCCCCTGACCCTGAGTTCCTCGGCCACAGTGGACCTGCTGGACAAGGAACTGGATTCGTTCAGCTTCAATGCCACGCTGGCCGACCCGGATGCCGGCAAGGTCACCGTGACCCCCGCCCAGCCGGCCACCGCCACGGCCCCCGCCCGTCCGGCCACCGCCACCCGCACCAGTCGCTGGCCCGCACCAAAACTGAGCCTGACCGCCAGCGGCAGTTACACCAAAGAGCAAGGCCCCGGCCCGCTGACCGTGACAGCCACGGTCAATGGGGACGAGCGCAGCGACTTCTTCTCGGCGTCGGTCACGCACGCCATGCGCACGCCGGAGATCACGGCCGTGGGTGTGCGCTACAACCTCAGCGGCACGCGCGACACGGTGCTGAACAGCCTGCGCCTGTCGGGCAGCGAGACCCTGAATCCGCCCACCGGGCAGCTGGTCGGTGACGCCACACTGACCTGGCGCGGGCGCTACGAGTTCAAGACGACGCACAACCTCCGCCTCGTGCGTGTTCCTGGCGCCACCGACAGCGGCACCATCTTCTTCAGCGTCGGCACGGTGGGCGGCGCCGCCACCAACTGGAACCTGTCCTACGGCGGCCCCTACGATCTGGGGCGCGGGGGGTTTACCCGTCCGGCCCTGACCGGCAGCTTCAACACCACCCGCCCGGGGCAGAGCCTCTCGCTGAGCGCTGCCGTGAACACCCCCGGCCTGGACCAGCCGCGCCTGGAACTGGCCCGCGCAGACGTGAGCGCCGCCTGGAATGCCGAGCGGTTCTCGGCCTCGGGGCGCGCGATCTACACCCGCACCCGCGAGGGCACCTTCCCGGACGACAAGGCCCGCGACCGCCTGTCGCTGGAACCGCTGCGCTTCAGCGTGGGGCTGGGGCGCGCGGGGCAGCCGCCCGGCGCCTACGTGACCCTGGGCCTGCGCCAGAGCTTCGAGTGGCTCGACGGCGTGCGGCAGAACCCGCAGCCGCTCTCGCCCGTGCTGGGCCTGACCATTGACCGCTGCTGCTGGGCGCTGCAGGCCGAAGCCGACCTGGGCCTGCGCCGCTTCCGGGTGGCGGTGGGCCTGCCGGGCCAGACCTACTACCCCCTGTTCGACCTGGAGCGCGACCGCGTGAACGTGCCGCTGCTGCCCACCCTGCCCTGA
- a CDS encoding HAD family hydrolase, whose amino-acid sequence MPIRLIATDLDGTLLSSAGTLSPRSRAALRAAQAAGLWVVPVTARQPQALRAGAASLGLTWALCSNGAYGVHLGTGECLFETHIATEVQRALVHALHQRLPELLFVSVRQGGEVFRAQTGYADLAQLSDHGRDPAQMGACSLDEVLAEPSLKLIVRHPTLGPADLLPHVRALDLPGFAVTHSGAPFLEVLADGVSKAWGLAQLCAHLGVRREEVLAFGDAPNDTEMLAWAGRGVAVANAHPEAQAAAEEQTLSNDEDGVAVVIERLLQGQAAGQSSAG is encoded by the coding sequence GTGCCCATTCGCCTGATCGCCACCGACCTGGACGGAACCTTGCTCAGCAGTGCTGGAACCCTCAGCCCCCGCAGCCGCGCGGCGCTGCGGGCGGCACAGGCGGCGGGGCTGTGGGTGGTGCCGGTCACGGCGCGCCAGCCCCAGGCCCTGCGCGCAGGCGCGGCCAGTCTGGGCCTGACGTGGGCGCTCTGCAGCAACGGCGCGTATGGCGTCCACCTGGGGACGGGCGAGTGTCTGTTTGAAACCCACATCGCCACGGAGGTCCAGCGGGCCCTGGTGCACGCGCTGCATCAGCGGCTGCCGGAGCTGCTGTTCGTCTCGGTGCGCCAGGGCGGCGAGGTCTTCAGGGCCCAGACGGGGTACGCCGACTTGGCCCAGCTCAGCGATCATGGCCGTGATCCTGCCCAGATGGGCGCCTGTTCTCTGGACGAGGTGCTGGCCGAGCCCAGTCTGAAACTCATCGTGCGCCACCCCACGCTGGGCCCGGCCGACCTGCTGCCCCACGTGCGGGCCCTGGACCTGCCGGGCTTCGCGGTGACCCATTCCGGGGCGCCGTTTCTGGAGGTGCTGGCCGATGGGGTCAGCAAGGCCTGGGGGCTGGCGCAGCTCTGTGCCCACCTGGGGGTGCGCCGCGAAGAGGTGCTGGCCTTCGGCGACGCCCCCAACGACACCGAAATGCTGGCCTGGGCCGGGCGCGGGGTGGCCGTGGCCAACGCCCACCCCGAAGCCCAGGCGGCGGCGGAAGAACAGACGCTCAGCAACGATGAGGATGGCGTAGCCGTGGTGATTGAGCGGCTGCTTCAGGGGCAGGCGGCAGGGCAATCGTCGGCAGGCTGA